In one window of Primulina tabacum isolate GXHZ01 chromosome 8, ASM2559414v2, whole genome shotgun sequence DNA:
- the LOC142554586 gene encoding uncharacterized protein LOC142554586 encodes MVLLLMALSLPFILTPEELQKIITDAVKMATAKKATSHHASHPEQQHEQPRREERREEEGESSAGSKSPTVAEELEELRKKVKVLEGHVGSNGSAPIAKGCPFSDIIVREPLPGHFKSAKIKDYDGSSDPEEHLARFENMAMLHCYGDQIKCKVFLTTLIDSAQWWFEGLAPQSILSFEDFQKVFLHQFSSSKKYKRTAFSLFEVKQRPEETLRAYIKRFNRVALDVPACAPETKTTAFTQGLLEGDFFRSLTKKLPGDFEDLLSRAEKYINMEEAQHQKREALKRARGDRAVRSEERSIKRNGSGHLSHVPLRNARGMEVQECSSDMAPLPNITARPVRSEKVRYCTLHKECSHNTNECRFLRKGFKKHTEPESRPTREEPRSPPWVLRQPGPNVPRRSAIPSGSRRTEGSSREEKSRQVERKDLPPIQGVIKMISGGSTDGDSNRARKARGRRVCLEVDGRNRSEPVISFGQEDLRGVSLPHNDALEALVQMDLHEYPLEVVATALFGFAGHAVYPEGEITLPLTLGSGDLRKTVMTVFTIVDAPSSYNVILGRPTNERDESCSLHLSPEDQVPDTRAGGRG; translated from the exons ATGGTCCTCCTCTTAATGGCCCTCAGCCTACCATTTATTTTGACCCCCGAAGAGTTACAGAAGATTATAACTGATGCTGTTAAGATGGCCACGGCAAAGAAGGCCACTTCTCACCATGCCAGTCATCCCGAACAACAACATGAACAGCCGCGAAGGGAAGAAAGAAGGGAAGAGGAGGGGGAATCGAGCGCGGGTTCTAAGTCTCCCACTGTTGCGGAAGAATTGGAAGAATTGAGGAAAAAAGTGAAAGTGTTAGAAGGGCATGTTGGTTCTAATGGCAGCGCTCCGATTGCAAAAGGTTGCCCATTTTCTGACATCATTGTTCGGGAACCATTACCCGGGCATTTCAAGTCGGCTAAAATCAAGGACTACGATGGGAGTTCTGACCCCGAAGAGCATCTCGCTCGTTTTGAAAACATGGCTATGTTGCATTGTTATGGGGACCAAATTAAATGCAAAGTGTTTCTAACCACTCTGATTGACTCGGCTCAATGGTGGTTCGAGGGTTTAGCTCCTCAGAGTATTCTTTCTTTCGAAGATTTTCAGAAGGTGTTCTTACATCAGTTCAGCAGTAGCAAGAAATATAAAAGAACCGCCTTTAGCCTATTCGAGGTAAAGCAGCGCCCGGAGGAAACTCTAAGAGCTTATATCAAAAGATTCAACCGAGTAGCCTTAGACGTGCCTGCTTGCGCTCCCGAGACGAAAACTACTGCTTTCACGCAAGGATTGCTAGAAGGGGATTTCTTCCGCTCCCTCACCAAAAAACTGCCCGGAGATTTCGAAGATCTTTTGTCCCGGGCAGAAAAGTACATCAATATGGAAGAAGCCCAGCACCAGAAGAGAGAAGCATTGAAGAGAGCAAGGGGAGACCGGGCCGTCAGGTCTGAGGAAAGAAGTATCAAGAGGAATGGTTCCGGGCATCTTTCTCATGTTCCCTTGAGAAATGCCCGGGGTATGGAAGTTCAAGAATGCAGTTCGGATATGGCCCCACTCCCTAATATCACAGCCCGGCCGGTCCGATCAGAGAAGGTCAGATATTGCACCCTACATAAAGAATGCTCCCACAACACGAATGAATGCCGATTCCTAAGGAAGGGATTTAAGAAGCATACTGAGCCGGAATCTCGCCCTACTCGGGAGGAGCCCAGATCGCCGCCCTGGGTATTGCGACAACCTGGACCAAACGTTCCTAGGAGATCGGCTATCCCCAGTGGAAGTAGGAGAACAGAAGGGAGCTCTCGGGAAGAAAAGAGCAGACAAGTGGAACGAAAAGACCTTCCCCCTATCCAGGGAGTGATCAAAATGATTTCGGGAGGATCTACTGATGGTGATTCCAACCGAGCCAGGAAAGCAAGGGGTAGAAGAGTGTGCTTAGAAGTTGATGGGAGAAATCGAAGTGAGCCGGTTATTAGTTTTGGCCAGGAAGACCTCAGAGGAGTCAGCCTACCTCACAATGATGCTCTG GAAGCCCTGGTCCAGATGGATTTACATGAATATCCACTGGAAGTAGTTGCGACTGCTCTGTTCGGCTTTGCCGGTCATGCTGTATACCCTGAAGGGGAAATCACTCTACCCCTAACACTTGGAAGTGGAGATTTGAGGAAGACAGTTATGACAGTTTTCACCATAGTAGATGCCCCATCTTCGTATAATGTAATCCTTGGAAGGCCAACTAATGAACGAGATGAGAGCTGTAGCCTCCACTTATCACCAGAAGATCAAGTTCCCGATACGAGGGCAGGTGGGAGAGGTTAA